The Chloroflexota bacterium nucleotide sequence CTAGCGCGGGAATCGTGGACATTAACAGCGACGATGGAAGCGGCGCGGTCCCACCTGGGACGTAAATACCAACGCGCGCGAGCGGGATGATGCGTTGACCCAACGCGCCTTCGCCGTTCCATTCCAACCACGATTTCGGTTTGTGCTTTTCGTGGAACGCGCGAATACGCGCCGCCGCGAGTTCCATCGCTTCGCGCACCGCGATGGGCGTTTCCGCGTATGCCGCGTCAATTTCGTCTTGGGTAACCGCGATGTTGGCGAGTTCGACGCGGTCGAATGTGCGCGTCCAATCGCGCACCGCCGCATCGCCGCGCGCGCGAATATCGGCGAGAATGCGCGCGACACCCTGCTCCGGCGTCAGTGGCTCGCCAAATGTTTTTTGCAAACGTTCGAGTAGTGGCGGCGGATATTCTTTTTCCGCGTATCCACGATTCTTGAGAATTTTTTCGCGTCCGGCTTGTGCGCTTATGATGATGGGAATTTCCATTTTCGATTTCCGAGTTGCAAATTGCGAATTGCGAATAACAAAACGCAATTCCTAATTTTGCTTTTCAATTTTTTCGATTAGCCCACGAATCTCGCTTGCCCGCAACGTGTGCGAGGCGCGATTGACGATGAGCGCCGCTTGCGATTTGAAAATCTCTTCGAGTTCGATCAACCCGTTCGCGCGAAGCGTGTTGCCCGTGTCCACTACGTCCACGATCAAATCCGCGAGACCGACGGCGGGCGCGAGTTCGACCGAGCCGTACACCTCGATGATCTCAACCGACAAGCCGCGCGCGGAGAAAAACTTTTTAGCGATGCGCGGATATTTTGTCGCGACGCGCAAACCGGCGATCATGCGCCACTCGGCATCGCGATATTCCGGCTTGCCCGCGACCATCAGCCGACACTGACCATAACCCAGTTCGAGCGGCTCGTACACATTGACACCGCTCTCGCGCAACGCATCCTGCCCGACGATGCCAATATCCGCCGCGCCGTACTCGACATAGATCGGCACGTCCATCGGTTTCGCGTTCAAGAATTTTGCGCCGTGATTGGCGATGACGAGCTTGCGCGATGCGCGCACCTCGCGTGTATCGTAACCGAGCGATTCAAAAATTTTCAGCGACGGTTCTAGCAAGCGACCTTTTGCCAATGCAATTTTCAATTCCGACATTTCAACACTCTATATTTTTCCACGAAGGACACCAAGGTCACAAAAAATAATTCGTGTCCTTCGTGCTCTTCGTGGACAATAAATCACGCCGCGTCCAAATTCTCTTTACGCCCATCGCGCCACCAGATTTCGCGTGCGCCGCGCACGCGCGCGTACTCGCGCAACGCGTCGTCCGCGCGATTCAACACATCCACTTCGATCACCTGCCCGCTCACCCGCGCCGACTCGACGCGCGATGAGTACTCTTGCGCCAGCACATCGGGCGCGATGCTTGCCCGCGCGCGTTTCGCCATCAACACACGCTCGACGCCCAGCGCGAACCCAACGGCGGGAACGCTCGGACCAAAATGCGCAATGAGATTATCGTACCGTCCACCGCTCGCGACCGAAAAACCCAATCCCTGGACAAAGCCCTCGAACAAGATGCCGGTGTAGTACGCCATCCCACGATTCTCGGCAAGGTCAAGCGTGATGTGATCGTCCAAACCGAATCGCGCCAAACGTTCGACCACCACTTGCAAGTGTTCGACCGCCGCGCGCGATTCGTAATTGATCGCGTTGCGTAACGCGCGATCGAGCACATCCGCGCCGCCCCACAACGTCGGCAGTTGTGCGAGCGCGTTCTTGTGCGTCGCATCGAGATTGAGCGCATCGAGCAAGCGCGTCAGGTCGGGCACGCTCTTGCGGCGAATCGCCTCGCGCAACGCGACGTCGTCTTCGTCCGCCAGCGGCACATCGCGCAGCAAACCGTGCAAGTACGCCGCGTTGCCAATCGTGAAACGAAAATCGTCGAGACCCAGGACGCGCAGCGCGGTCATCGCGAGCGCAATCGCTTCCGCATCCGCATCCGCCGTCGCTGCGCCGATCAACTCGATGCCGGCTTGCGTGAACTCGCGGCGCATTCCCGCTTGCGGTTCCTCATATCGAAACACCGAGCCGACGTAAAAGAATCGCAGCGGCATCGCGCGGTCGAACAATTTCGTGCCGACCACGCGCGCGGTTGGGATCGTGAAATCGGCGCGCAGCGCGAGCGTGTGCCCATCGCGGTCGAAAAAGCGATACATCTCTTCGCGCAATTGCGGTCCCGCTTCCGCCGCGAGCGATTCATAATATTCGAACATCGGCGGAATAATTTCAGAATAACCCCAATGCATGAACGTGTCCGCGAGCGTGCGTTCCGCCGCGCGTTTGCGCGCCGCGTCGTTGAAAAACAAATCGGCGACGCCGTGAGGCAATCGTTTGTCGAGAGATTGAGAAATCATGAAACCCCCACCTCACCCCACTCCCCCCTTGCCCCCTCTCCCCTCTCCTGACCGCGAAGCGGTTCAATCAGGAGAGGGGAGAGGGGGTTGGGGGTGAGAGGTGAGGCAAACAAAAAAACC carries:
- a CDS encoding ATP phosphoribosyltransferase yields the protein MSELKIALAKGRLLEPSLKIFESLGYDTREVRASRKLVIANHGAKFLNAKPMDVPIYVEYGAADIGIVGQDALRESGVNVYEPLELGYGQCRLMVAGKPEYRDAEWRMIAGLRVATKYPRIAKKFFSARGLSVEIIEVYGSVELAPAVGLADLIVDVVDTGNTLRANGLIELEEIFKSQAALIVNRASHTLRASEIRGLIEKIEKQN
- the hisZ gene encoding ATP phosphoribosyltransferase regulatory subunit, yielding MISQSLDKRLPHGVADLFFNDAARKRAAERTLADTFMHWGYSEIIPPMFEYYESLAAEAGPQLREEMYRFFDRDGHTLALRADFTIPTARVVGTKLFDRAMPLRFFYVGSVFRYEEPQAGMRREFTQAGIELIGAATADADAEAIALAMTALRVLGLDDFRFTIGNAAYLHGLLRDVPLADEDDVALREAIRRKSVPDLTRLLDALNLDATHKNALAQLPTLWGGADVLDRALRNAINYESRAAVEHLQVVVERLARFGLDDHITLDLAENRGMAYYTGILFEGFVQGLGFSVASGGRYDNLIAHFGPSVPAVGFALGVERVLMAKRARASIAPDVLAQEYSSRVESARVSGQVIEVDVLNRADDALREYARVRGAREIWWRDGRKENLDAA